Proteins from a single region of Sphaerochaeta globosa str. Buddy:
- a CDS encoding peptidase U32 family protein → MSIELLSPAGNLEKLRLAFAYGADAAYLGLSDFSLRSNAKNFTAEDLEQVKQLKLDSGKRLYCTLNMLFDEANLASLKEQLPLIKTWPFDAFIISDIGLVPLLQDALGPSVELHLSTQASCTNSSSASMYHKMGFSRVILGRETPLEDIRRIKDANPDLQLEVFVHGAMCMAYSGRCLLSSHLAGRSANRGDCSHTCRWNYQLAQSEELAQVLASGELALQEEQRTGVYYPIREEDGYTTILSSKDLCMIDHLQELIDAGVDSLKIEGRMKSSYYVAVVSRAYRKALDAIGTGSDSWKLFRQDLFDISHREYSTGFFFGHGPVDPTMGQGIDKSTEQGYLRNYLFCGFIGKQIEKGIWAMDLKNQLRQGMAIEYIGSDVYRIEDDAFCLLDENFQPISQADHGKVQYLKTDKSLQTGYIIRRETMVK, encoded by the coding sequence GTGAGCATTGAGCTGCTCAGTCCGGCAGGTAATCTTGAGAAGCTGCGTCTTGCGTTCGCCTATGGAGCTGACGCAGCATATCTGGGTCTTTCGGACTTCTCCCTTCGTTCAAATGCGAAAAACTTTACAGCAGAGGACTTAGAGCAGGTAAAGCAACTGAAGCTCGATAGTGGCAAGCGTCTGTACTGTACGCTTAACATGCTCTTTGACGAAGCAAATCTTGCCTCGCTCAAAGAGCAGTTGCCACTCATCAAAACCTGGCCGTTTGATGCATTCATCATCAGCGATATCGGCTTGGTGCCGCTGCTACAGGATGCACTGGGACCTTCGGTTGAGCTCCACCTCTCAACCCAGGCAAGCTGTACCAACTCCAGCAGTGCATCGATGTACCACAAAATGGGATTCAGCCGAGTCATCTTGGGCAGAGAGACCCCGCTCGAGGATATCAGGCGTATCAAGGATGCCAATCCCGATCTCCAGCTCGAGGTATTTGTCCATGGTGCAATGTGTATGGCGTATTCGGGCCGTTGTCTCCTCTCCAGCCATTTGGCCGGACGTAGTGCGAACAGAGGTGATTGCAGCCATACATGCCGATGGAATTACCAACTAGCCCAATCTGAGGAACTTGCCCAGGTATTGGCAAGCGGTGAACTGGCCCTGCAAGAGGAACAGCGTACAGGTGTGTACTACCCCATACGCGAAGAGGATGGTTATACCACCATTCTCTCCTCCAAGGACCTGTGCATGATCGACCATCTGCAAGAACTTATCGATGCAGGAGTCGACTCACTCAAGATAGAAGGCAGAATGAAAAGCAGCTACTATGTTGCCGTTGTTTCGAGGGCGTATCGCAAGGCCTTGGATGCCATCGGTACGGGCTCTGATAGCTGGAAACTGTTTCGTCAGGACCTCTTTGATATCAGCCATCGTGAGTATTCCACCGGTTTTTTCTTCGGTCATGGACCGGTTGACCCTACAATGGGACAGGGAATCGACAAAAGCACCGAACAGGGGTACCTCAGGAATTATCTTTTCTGTGGGTTCATCGGAAAGCAGATTGAAAAGGGAATCTGGGCAATGGATTTGAAAAATCAACTGCGCCAGGGAATGGCCATCGAATATATCGGAAGTGATGTCTATCGCATCGAAGACGATGCCTTTTGTCTGCTTGATGAGAATTTTCAGCCGATTTCACAAGCCGACCATGGGAAAGTGCAATATCTGAAAACCGATAAATCGCTGCAGACCGGCTATATCATCCGTCGTGAAACTATGGTTAAATAG
- a CDS encoding glycosyltransferase family 2 protein yields MIVLLSSIILFVGLWSAFLYTSNRRYFDRITKNWQDPESQELVTIAIPARNEEHHIEACVRSLLKQTHVNLEILVLDDNSTDATASKVLALQAQDCRVRLIQGRVLEKRWRGKLFAMQQLYEAAKGKYILFSDADTQHTVDSVAYGLALLEKQGGSMISGYPKQIAKSLGIEVLVSVMLFNPALFVPFRYQASLQWPLFSMAIGQYLLIKRDVLDALGGFVPIKSQICDDVALARLCAKRGYKQLFAPMQTALQCEMFTSFNQGWKSLERSINGVVKQGILGFLLILVIVLVLLLLSFSPLLGLWFGVLAVSNQLFFLPFLFTLLGSFLLFATWKRCAMYFGFSKKAGLFGPVTILLVVLMYLNGMLLRLSGKGFEWKGRVIS; encoded by the coding sequence ATGATTGTATTGCTTTCCAGCATAATTCTTTTTGTCGGCCTATGGTCGGCGTTTCTCTATACGAGCAACAGGCGGTATTTTGATCGGATAACCAAGAACTGGCAGGACCCTGAAAGCCAGGAATTGGTCACCATAGCCATCCCGGCGCGTAACGAGGAACACCACATTGAAGCATGTGTACGTTCCTTGCTGAAACAGACTCATGTCAATCTTGAGATTCTTGTGCTTGATGACAACTCCACCGATGCCACAGCTTCAAAGGTCCTTGCTTTGCAAGCACAGGATTGTCGTGTTCGCCTAATCCAGGGTCGTGTATTGGAAAAACGTTGGAGGGGAAAGCTTTTTGCTATGCAACAGCTCTATGAGGCTGCCAAAGGCAAGTATATCCTGTTCTCCGATGCCGATACCCAGCATACTGTCGACTCCGTTGCCTACGGACTTGCACTGCTTGAGAAGCAGGGGGGCTCTATGATCAGCGGCTATCCAAAGCAGATAGCAAAATCCCTGGGTATTGAGGTACTGGTCAGTGTCATGCTCTTCAATCCTGCGCTGTTCGTTCCTTTCCGCTACCAGGCATCGTTGCAGTGGCCGCTTTTTTCCATGGCCATCGGTCAGTACTTGCTGATCAAGCGCGATGTTCTGGATGCACTGGGAGGCTTCGTCCCGATCAAGAGTCAGATTTGCGACGATGTGGCGCTTGCACGCTTATGTGCAAAACGGGGGTACAAGCAACTGTTCGCTCCCATGCAGACAGCCCTGCAGTGCGAAATGTTCACTTCTTTCAATCAGGGATGGAAGAGTCTTGAGCGTTCAATCAACGGAGTGGTCAAGCAAGGCATTCTCGGATTCCTTCTGATTCTCGTTATTGTGCTTGTACTGTTGTTGCTCAGCTTCTCCCCTCTGTTGGGTCTTTGGTTTGGAGTGCTTGCCGTTTCGAACCAGCTGTTTTTCCTTCCATTTCTCTTCACGTTGCTTGGCAGCTTCCTGCTCTTTGCGACCTGGAAACGCTGTGCAATGTACTTTGGATTCTCAAAAAAGGCGGGCCTTTTCGGTCCGGTAACCATCCTGTTGGTAGTGCTGATGTACCTCAATGGAATGCTTTTACGTCTCAGTGGTAAGGGATTTGAATGGAAAGGACGCGTAATTTCCTAA
- a CDS encoding nitroreductase family protein, translating to MEFYEVVNSRRTIRDFEHAVIEDATIERILKAGLQAPSNDHMRDWHFIVIKDKHAIHKLIDIIPRGISDAAMAALIKDWNLSDPIQQACYKDAVPKQYRMFAEASCLVVPLFKQKTAVLGAENLSQLNGFASIWCCIENMLLAATDEQYACTLRIPLGQEEPWTRQLLNYPKDYLMPCLIAIGKPRPDAARVKQTEYSVQERIHLNQW from the coding sequence ATGGAATTCTACGAGGTTGTGAATTCGAGAAGAACGATACGTGATTTTGAGCATGCAGTCATTGAGGATGCCACCATAGAAAGAATTCTCAAGGCGGGTTTACAGGCTCCGTCCAATGACCACATGCGTGATTGGCACTTCATCGTGATTAAGGACAAGCATGCTATTCACAAACTGATAGATATCATTCCCAGAGGAATTTCAGATGCCGCAATGGCTGCCTTGATCAAGGATTGGAATCTGAGCGATCCGATACAGCAGGCCTGCTACAAGGATGCTGTTCCCAAACAATATCGAATGTTTGCCGAGGCCTCCTGTTTGGTAGTACCGCTCTTCAAACAGAAAACAGCTGTGCTCGGGGCCGAAAACCTTTCACAGCTCAATGGATTTGCATCCATATGGTGTTGTATTGAAAACATGCTTCTGGCGGCCACTGATGAACAGTACGCCTGTACACTGCGTATTCCCCTTGGACAGGAAGAGCCATGGACCAGACAGCTCTTGAACTATCCTAAGGATTACCTCATGCCTTGTCTGATTGCTATCGGCAAGCCGCGCCCTGATGCTGCAAGGGTCAAACAAACAGAATACTCAGTGCAAGAGAGAATCCATCTGAACCAGTGGTGA
- a CDS encoding valine--tRNA ligase has translation MKAVELSKAYDPKSFEDRIYQTWMEKGMFKPVAGEQSPFTVVMPPPNVTGILHMGHALNNSLQDILTRYYRMTGRPTLWVPGTDHAGIATQNIVERQLAKEGLRRQDLGRDRFIERTWQVKEKHHGIIKQQLQKIGSSCDWDHERFTMDEGLSQAVRESFVTLYERGLIYKGEYLVNYCPKCGTALADDEVEYQPVSAFLYDVRYPYSDGSGFITVATTRPETMFGDVAVAVNPEDERYTHLIGALLDLPLTDRKIPIIADAFVDKSFGTGMVKITPAHDPNDWQCGKRHNLEKVNVLNPDGTLNENCPQKYRNFSAVEARGMVVADLKEQGFLVKEVAHNHDVGHCYRCNTIIEPYLSNQWFVSMKGMAEKALQAWRDEKVVFYPKRWENTYTHWLENIHDWCISRQLWWGHRIPVWECQDCKQVIVARQDPTECPNCHSANLVQETDVLDTWFSSWLWPFSTLGWPQKTADLATYFPTSTLVTAYDIIFFWVSRMIMASLELMGEVPFRDIYITGLVRDKQGRKMSKSLGNGIDPLEVIDQYGADAMKFTLSYMATQGQDILIDMDSFRLGSRFANKVWNAARFLLMNLEGVNLIPVSMVTLTTMDTWIYNQLNVAAQNVQIALENYKFNDGAQAVYDFFWNDFCDWYVESAKRGLYSDDPAVKERQVSLLLDLLAESMRLMHPFASFISEEIYQKLPNVEGLLINSTYPSFRSDRVYTEDALKVQRLQEAVTSLRALRSDLGIAVERKIRVVVKCDPDFVAASFFEEQKNLIAGFVGASSLEVDNSMATDKAVPVAGTGYEMYVFVREAIDVEKEVLKLGSDIEKNRKSLEAVLAKLSNEKFTSNAKAEAIEKEQGKKAEFEEKIEKGEKHLALLKTFL, from the coding sequence GTGAAGGCAGTTGAATTATCCAAGGCCTATGATCCCAAATCATTTGAGGACAGAATATATCAGACATGGATGGAGAAGGGGATGTTCAAGCCCGTAGCGGGAGAACAATCACCCTTTACCGTCGTTATGCCTCCTCCCAACGTAACCGGAATTCTGCACATGGGTCATGCGTTGAACAACTCCCTGCAAGACATCCTGACTCGGTATTACCGCATGACTGGCAGACCCACCCTTTGGGTGCCGGGAACAGACCATGCAGGTATTGCCACCCAGAATATTGTGGAGCGCCAGCTGGCCAAGGAAGGTCTGCGAAGACAGGACCTCGGGCGTGACCGTTTCATTGAGCGCACATGGCAGGTCAAGGAAAAGCACCATGGCATCATCAAGCAGCAGTTGCAGAAGATTGGCTCCAGCTGTGATTGGGATCATGAACGCTTCACCATGGACGAAGGTCTCAGCCAGGCAGTGCGAGAGAGTTTTGTCACCCTCTATGAGCGTGGACTCATCTATAAAGGCGAATACCTGGTCAACTACTGCCCGAAGTGTGGAACTGCGTTGGCTGATGATGAAGTTGAATATCAGCCGGTCAGTGCATTCCTGTATGACGTTCGCTATCCTTATAGCGATGGAAGCGGGTTTATAACCGTTGCCACCACTCGACCTGAAACCATGTTCGGTGACGTTGCCGTTGCTGTAAATCCCGAAGATGAGCGCTATACCCATCTTATCGGGGCGTTGCTCGACCTTCCCTTGACCGACCGTAAGATACCCATTATTGCCGATGCTTTCGTCGATAAGAGCTTTGGGACCGGTATGGTGAAGATTACTCCCGCCCACGATCCAAACGACTGGCAATGCGGCAAGCGGCACAACCTTGAAAAGGTCAACGTACTCAATCCTGACGGAACGCTCAATGAGAACTGTCCACAGAAATACCGCAATTTCAGTGCCGTTGAGGCACGAGGGATGGTGGTTGCGGACTTGAAAGAGCAGGGTTTTCTGGTCAAGGAAGTTGCCCATAACCACGATGTAGGACATTGCTATCGCTGCAATACCATCATCGAACCGTATTTGTCCAACCAATGGTTTGTCAGTATGAAGGGTATGGCAGAAAAGGCCCTGCAGGCTTGGAGAGACGAGAAGGTTGTTTTCTATCCCAAGCGTTGGGAGAATACCTATACCCATTGGCTGGAGAACATCCATGACTGGTGTATCAGTCGCCAGCTTTGGTGGGGTCATCGCATTCCTGTGTGGGAATGCCAGGACTGTAAGCAGGTCATTGTAGCAAGACAAGATCCCACCGAATGCCCGAATTGCCACAGCGCGAACCTTGTACAGGAAACCGATGTGCTGGACACTTGGTTCAGTTCATGGCTCTGGCCGTTCAGTACCTTGGGTTGGCCCCAAAAGACTGCAGACCTTGCAACCTATTTCCCAACTTCCACCTTGGTTACCGCCTATGACATTATTTTCTTCTGGGTTTCCCGAATGATTATGGCGTCGCTCGAATTGATGGGGGAGGTTCCCTTCCGGGATATTTACATCACCGGTCTGGTACGAGACAAGCAGGGCAGGAAGATGAGCAAGAGCCTGGGCAATGGTATCGATCCGCTGGAAGTGATTGATCAATACGGTGCCGATGCGATGAAGTTCACCCTTAGTTACATGGCTACCCAAGGCCAGGACATTCTCATCGACATGGACTCCTTCAGGCTTGGCTCTCGCTTTGCCAACAAGGTTTGGAATGCCGCCCGCTTCCTTTTGATGAATCTCGAGGGGGTAAATCTAATTCCCGTCTCTATGGTGACCCTCACCACGATGGATACGTGGATTTACAACCAGCTCAACGTGGCTGCTCAGAACGTGCAGATAGCCCTGGAAAACTATAAGTTCAACGATGGCGCCCAGGCTGTATATGATTTCTTCTGGAACGACTTCTGCGACTGGTATGTCGAAAGTGCTAAACGCGGTCTGTATAGTGATGATCCTGCAGTAAAGGAACGCCAAGTTTCCCTTTTGTTGGACCTCCTGGCCGAGTCGATGCGCCTCATGCATCCCTTTGCCTCGTTCATCAGTGAAGAGATTTATCAGAAGCTTCCCAATGTTGAAGGGCTTTTGATCAACAGCACCTACCCATCGTTTAGAAGCGACCGTGTCTATACCGAAGACGCCTTGAAGGTGCAAAGACTGCAGGAAGCAGTTACCTCGCTGAGGGCGCTTCGCTCTGATCTGGGTATCGCAGTGGAACGAAAAATCCGGGTGGTCGTCAAGTGCGACCCTGACTTCGTCGCCGCATCCTTCTTTGAGGAACAGAAAAATCTCATTGCAGGGTTTGTTGGGGCTTCCTCTTTGGAAGTTGACAACAGCATGGCAACCGACAAGGCGGTTCCTGTTGCAGGTACCGGCTATGAGATGTATGTCTTTGTCCGTGAGGCCATCGATGTGGAGAAAGAGGTACTGAAACTGGGCTCGGATATTGAGAAAAACCGCAAGAGTCTTGAAGCAGTGCTAGCCAAGCTCTCCAATGAGAAATTCACCTCCAATGCGAAAGCGGAGGCGATAGAAAAGGAACAAGGCAAGAAGGCTGAGTTTGAAGAGAAAATTGAGAAAGGTGAAAAACACCTGGCCCTGCTAAAAACCTTCCTGTAA
- a CDS encoding anti-sigma factor family protein, with the protein MCVDDELLNTYLDEELQEPWKTQVQEHLSYCNACRQRLEQLRSLHQKMYDARLRDSDIQARQDRVLAYFEKTRFPSTNKKMHIFRKKVQIKLVPALITSAAAFVVVFIGAFMLFGTQPQMGQEILPGVVAPIDSAHIRQVTDVQKPSLDMFSLEQIVQHLDAMGYAVKLELKAVTPLE; encoded by the coding sequence ATGTGTGTGGATGACGAACTGTTGAATACCTATCTTGACGAAGAGTTGCAAGAGCCTTGGAAAACCCAGGTTCAGGAACATCTTTCCTACTGCAATGCCTGTCGCCAACGCTTGGAGCAGCTGCGCTCATTGCATCAGAAAATGTATGATGCCAGGTTACGGGACTCAGACATACAGGCTCGCCAGGATCGGGTGCTTGCTTACTTTGAGAAGACCCGGTTTCCTTCTACAAACAAAAAAATGCACATTTTTCGCAAAAAGGTTCAAATCAAACTGGTTCCAGCCTTGATTACCAGTGCTGCTGCGTTTGTGGTGGTTTTTATTGGTGCCTTCATGTTGTTCGGGACGCAACCCCAGATGGGACAGGAAATCCTGCCTGGAGTTGTCGCCCCTATTGATAGTGCTCACATTCGGCAGGTGACCGATGTTCAGAAACCTTCTCTTGATATGTTCAGTCTGGAGCAGATTGTTCAGCATCTTGACGCCATGGGGTATGCTGTCAAGTTGGAATTGAAGGCCGTGACTCCTCTCGAATAA
- a CDS encoding RNA polymerase sigma factor, with the protein MEIQSNDERAFKQVYEAVFPILMRVVYHVTNNQDLAEEICQEAFIRFFDKGMEFATLDDAKYWLIRVSKNLAINQVKRKAREMGMVEKLKKFPTMHANTSDGAQVLVEKETRKLVQDAIDQLPEKFRLVIVMKEYTDMDYKQIASVLHISESNVKVRVYRARKMLESILSQE; encoded by the coding sequence ATGGAAATACAGAGCAACGATGAGCGAGCGTTCAAGCAGGTCTATGAAGCGGTATTCCCGATATTGATGCGTGTGGTTTATCACGTAACCAATAATCAGGACCTTGCTGAAGAGATTTGCCAGGAAGCTTTCATCAGGTTTTTTGACAAGGGGATGGAGTTTGCCACTCTTGATGATGCCAAATATTGGCTGATCAGGGTGTCGAAAAACCTTGCCATCAACCAAGTAAAACGGAAAGCCCGGGAGATGGGCATGGTTGAGAAGCTGAAGAAGTTTCCCACCATGCATGCCAATACTTCCGACGGCGCCCAGGTACTGGTGGAGAAGGAAACCCGCAAACTCGTTCAGGATGCAATAGATCAGCTTCCTGAGAAGTTCCGGCTAGTCATCGTGATGAAAGAGTATACCGACATGGATTACAAGCAGATTGCGAGTGTGCTCCATATTTCCGAAAGTAACGTGAAGGTACGAGTCTATCGGGCACGCAAAATGCTCGAGTCGATTCTCAGCCAGGAGTAG
- the cysS gene encoding cysteine--tRNA ligase yields the protein MPVLLYNTMSRALEPFHPIKESEVGLYSCGPTVYNYAHIGNLRTFLFEDLLKRTLRVSGFTVNHVMNITDVGHLTGDGDDGEDKLEKMAHTTNRTAWEIAAFYTEAFFKDYDDLNMIRPSTVCKATDHVQQMIDLIKRLEAGGHTYISGGNVYFSIDSIPDYGKLARLDLDALRTAVREDVEVDGNKKNSKDFVLWFTKSKHGEQAMMWDSPWGRGFPGWHIECSAMSMHYLGESFDIHCGGIDAIPVHHTNEIAQSEAATGKGWVNYWLHGEFLLDETGKMSKSKGEFLTLSLLTSKGYEPMDYRYFCLGGHYRSQLKFSFDSLSTARTARRNVYDRIQNLLTQGAKQVVLQRDEALAYQTAFLQHIQNDLNTPRALADLWGVLKDENLSIDEKYSLCLFFDQVFGLKFDSITKAEEQTFPSQALALLDQRTEAKKARNWALADSLRSELESMGYVVKDTPSGSSLEKKM from the coding sequence ATGCCTGTCCTTCTCTACAATACGATGAGTCGAGCTTTGGAACCATTCCATCCAATAAAAGAGTCTGAAGTAGGACTCTATTCCTGTGGACCAACAGTCTATAATTATGCACATATCGGCAATTTACGGACCTTTTTATTTGAGGATCTCCTAAAACGAACCTTGCGTGTTTCCGGATTCACGGTAAATCATGTAATGAATATCACCGATGTCGGGCATCTGACCGGAGATGGCGATGACGGTGAGGACAAGCTTGAGAAGATGGCTCATACAACCAATCGCACGGCATGGGAAATAGCCGCCTTCTATACTGAAGCTTTCTTCAAGGATTATGATGACCTGAACATGATCAGGCCCAGCACTGTTTGCAAGGCCACCGATCATGTCCAGCAGATGATTGATTTAATCAAACGCCTTGAAGCGGGTGGGCATACGTATATAAGCGGCGGTAATGTATACTTCAGCATTGATTCCATCCCCGACTATGGCAAGCTTGCCAGACTTGACCTTGATGCGCTCAGAACTGCAGTGCGCGAGGATGTCGAGGTGGACGGGAATAAGAAGAACAGCAAGGATTTCGTGCTCTGGTTTACCAAGAGTAAACATGGGGAACAAGCCATGATGTGGGACTCTCCGTGGGGCAGGGGTTTTCCCGGTTGGCATATCGAATGCTCGGCGATGAGCATGCACTACTTGGGCGAGTCGTTTGACATCCACTGTGGAGGCATCGATGCAATACCGGTGCACCATACCAATGAAATTGCCCAAAGCGAAGCTGCTACAGGCAAGGGTTGGGTCAACTACTGGCTGCATGGCGAATTTTTGCTTGATGAAACGGGAAAGATGAGCAAAAGTAAAGGGGAATTCCTTACCTTGAGCCTGCTTACGAGTAAAGGCTATGAGCCGATGGATTACCGCTACTTCTGCCTTGGCGGGCACTACCGCAGCCAGTTGAAGTTCAGCTTTGATTCACTGTCCACAGCCCGTACCGCACGACGCAATGTCTATGATCGGATTCAGAATCTCCTCACACAGGGAGCTAAGCAGGTAGTGTTGCAACGCGATGAGGCCTTGGCTTACCAAACTGCGTTCCTCCAGCACATTCAGAATGATTTGAATACTCCTCGAGCTCTTGCGGACCTGTGGGGAGTTCTCAAGGATGAAAATCTGAGCATCGATGAGAAATACTCACTGTGTCTGTTCTTCGACCAAGTGTTTGGTTTGAAGTTCGACTCAATTACCAAGGCCGAGGAGCAAACGTTCCCTTCCCAGGCATTAGCGTTGCTCGATCAACGCACAGAAGCCAAGAAGGCGAGAAACTGGGCGCTTGCGGATTCATTGCGTTCAGAATTGGAATCTATGGGCTATGTTGTCAAAGATACACCTTCGGGAAGCTCTTTGGAAAAAAAGATGTAA
- the murB gene encoding UDP-N-acetylmuramate dehydrogenase, with the protein MHINVRNSDEKINLDHLLIEQVELAIHSGIHTGGKADLAAYPSDFEELRALLEYAQRQNLPITVLGGGTNSLISDKGIEGLTIITSHLTRRHVQGQMFCVRSGLLLDRAIDLAIEDGLGGLELLGGLPGTVGGAIAGNSGAHGIHIADLLYYVDYMTLDGKLHRKQIHREDFSYRNTPFSNRNDIIIYEAGFRLFPITQTNEARKRKDEVKAKRKQNGQYDNPSIGCIFKNPQGLHAGQLIDECGLKGYTIGGAKVSQRHANFIINTHKRATSGDVKELIEYVRHQVFEKHQVMLEEEIHYVGRW; encoded by the coding sequence ATGCATATCAATGTACGCAATAGCGATGAAAAAATCAACCTTGATCACCTGCTCATCGAGCAGGTTGAACTGGCTATTCACTCTGGCATCCATACCGGCGGTAAAGCCGATCTGGCCGCCTACCCCTCCGATTTTGAGGAACTGAGAGCCCTTCTTGAGTATGCTCAGAGACAAAATCTTCCCATCACCGTCCTCGGTGGTGGAACAAATAGTCTGATAAGTGACAAAGGTATTGAAGGTCTGACCATCATCACCTCCCATCTCACCCGCCGCCATGTCCAAGGGCAGATGTTTTGCGTTCGCAGCGGTCTGCTTCTGGACCGGGCCATCGACTTAGCCATTGAGGATGGGCTGGGTGGGTTGGAGCTGCTGGGAGGTCTTCCGGGCACTGTCGGAGGGGCTATAGCAGGCAATAGTGGAGCCCATGGGATTCATATTGCTGATCTTTTATATTATGTCGATTACATGACCCTCGACGGGAAATTGCACCGAAAGCAGATTCACCGCGAAGATTTTTCCTATCGTAATACCCCTTTCTCCAACCGAAACGACATCATAATCTACGAAGCAGGATTCCGACTCTTTCCGATTACCCAAACCAACGAAGCCCGCAAGCGCAAGGATGAGGTGAAAGCCAAACGAAAGCAGAATGGGCAGTATGACAATCCAAGCATCGGCTGTATTTTCAAGAACCCACAAGGATTGCATGCCGGCCAGCTCATCGATGAATGCGGCCTCAAAGGGTATACGATCGGCGGGGCGAAAGTCTCACAACGTCATGCAAATTTCATTATCAATACCCATAAACGCGCGACCAGCGGTGACGTGAAAGAACTTATTGAGTATGTACGTCATCAGGTATTCGAAAAACACCAGGTCATGCTTGAGGAAGAGATTCACTATGTAGGCCGCTGGTAA
- a CDS encoding acetate kinase, whose protein sequence is MVILTLNCGSSSAKYQVYDWANKDILAVGVVERIGLEYSTIEHKANGKEEYHAEFSSPTHKEAIELIIRMLLDEEYGVIKDLKEIGAVGHRVLHGGEVFKQSALVTDEVIEQLKKVIPLGPLHMPANIMGIEAARKAMPDVPQAIVLDTAWHQTMPDEAFMYAVPYEWYTKYNVRRYGFHGTSHLYCAKRAAVVLGKENKDTNVIICHIGNGASVCAVKNGVCVDTSMGLTPLEGLVMGSRSGDIDPAIIPYMMENTGMSAREMDTALNKKSGLIGLCGKSDRRDVLKASQEGDHRAKLAIDMECRRLKKYIGGYATLLDGKLDAIVFTAGVGEMARHVRLGACKGLEAIGAKLDEHKNDVCFSRNGEFEISTDDSVVKILVIPTDEELVMTEDAYALMNGTYDVHTNFHYTFEEKTYVNKGRERDLKKNLVKNPELASILAIPR, encoded by the coding sequence ATGGTAATTCTGACCCTGAATTGTGGCAGCTCTTCTGCCAAGTACCAAGTCTACGACTGGGCAAACAAGGATATTCTTGCTGTAGGTGTTGTAGAGAGAATCGGACTGGAATATTCCACTATCGAACATAAAGCCAACGGCAAGGAGGAGTACCACGCAGAGTTTTCCTCCCCCACCCATAAGGAAGCCATCGAACTGATCATCCGCATGTTGCTTGATGAAGAGTATGGCGTCATCAAGGACCTGAAAGAGATCGGAGCAGTCGGACACCGGGTTCTGCATGGGGGCGAGGTGTTCAAGCAGTCTGCATTGGTTACTGATGAGGTCATTGAACAGCTGAAGAAAGTCATCCCCCTCGGACCGCTTCACATGCCCGCCAACATCATGGGCATCGAGGCCGCCCGCAAGGCAATGCCCGATGTTCCCCAGGCTATTGTTCTGGATACCGCTTGGCACCAAACCATGCCCGATGAAGCGTTCATGTATGCCGTTCCGTATGAGTGGTACACCAAGTACAACGTACGACGCTACGGTTTCCACGGAACCAGCCACCTGTATTGTGCAAAGCGTGCTGCTGTAGTCCTTGGCAAAGAAAACAAGGATACCAACGTCATCATCTGTCATATCGGCAACGGAGCTTCCGTGTGTGCGGTAAAGAATGGTGTATGTGTAGATACCTCCATGGGTCTCACCCCGCTTGAGGGCCTGGTAATGGGCTCACGCAGCGGCGATATCGATCCGGCAATTATTCCCTATATGATGGAGAACACCGGTATGAGCGCCAGGGAGATGGACACCGCCCTGAACAAGAAGAGTGGTTTGATCGGCCTGTGTGGAAAGAGCGACCGCCGCGATGTACTCAAAGCAAGCCAGGAAGGCGACCATCGTGCAAAGCTGGCGATCGACATGGAGTGCCGCAGACTGAAGAAGTACATCGGTGGGTATGCCACGCTGCTTGATGGCAAGCTCGATGCAATCGTCTTCACTGCCGGTGTAGGTGAAATGGCTCGCCACGTCCGCCTGGGTGCCTGCAAGGGCCTTGAGGCGATCGGGGCAAAGCTTGATGAGCACAAGAACGACGTCTGCTTCAGCAGAAACGGTGAGTTTGAAATCAGCACCGACGACTCTGTGGTCAAGATTCTGGTAATTCCCACCGACGAAGAGCTGGTCATGACCGAGGATGCCTATGCCTTGATGAATGGCACCTACGATGTCCATACCAACTTCCATTATACGTTCGAAGAGAAGACGTATGTAAACAAGGGTCGAGAAAGGGATCTGAAAAAGAACCTCGTAAAGAATCCCGAGCTTGCATCCATTCTTGCCATTCCTCGCTAA